The nucleotide sequence TGGCGGCCGCCCACGCCGCCCTGGGCGACCGGACGCTGCAACTGCGCCTGGCCGAGGAAGCCCTCGCGCTGGCGCCGCCCGGGACCGCGTCGGCGCGCGCTCTTGCCCTCAACGTCCTGGCGAACTGCCTGGCGGCCGCCGGCCGGGTGACCGAGGCGGAGGTCGCCTTTCGCGAAGCCGCCGCGGCGTATCTCGCGGCTGGCGACCACGGCGGCCGCGTGAGGGTGCTGCATAACTGGGGCCTGGCGTTCGCGATGACCGGCGCGTTCGGGCGGGCCATCTTGCGCTACCGCGAGGCCATTCATGCGGCGCAGTCCGCCTCCCGACTTCCGCTCGCGATGAGCTACAACAACCTGGCACTGTGTCTGCAATACCTGGGGCGGGGCGAAGAGGCACAGGCGATGGCCGAGGAAGGTATGACCGTGGCCGAACGCCTCGGTGCCCGGCGCGACCGGGTGTTCCTCCTGTGGACCCTGGGCTACGTCCGCAAGGAGGCCGGCGAGCCGCTCCGGAGCCGAGACCACTTCGAGGCGTCGCTTGCCGAAGCGGGCGCCATCGGCGATCTGGCGTCGGAGGTCAACGCGCACGCGGGCCTCGCGGAACTGCTGGTCGGCCAGGGGCGCCTGGACGAGGCGCAAGTTGCTATCGACAGGGCCGTAGCGGTTGCCGGCACGACGATCGACGATCCGGCGTTGCTCGAATGCACGCTGCTGCAAGCCGAGCTGGCGATCCGGCAGGGCGACGCCGCCCGCGGCGGATCGCTCCTGGAGCACATCGAGGCCCATCTCTTGGCTGCGCCGAACGCCTACGGCTCGTTTCACGTCGCCCGCCTGCGGCGCATGCTTTGCGAGTCGACCGGCGACGCCGGCGCCGCGGCTCGCTGGGCCGAGTGCGAGGCGGAGCTGGCGGCCGAGCACGGCTACCCCGCGGCCGGGCGGGCCGGGGAGCCCGGCGCGAGCCCGGTGGCGCAAGAGGCGGGAATCGTCGTGCGTTTCCTGGGAGCTCCCGATGTGAGTGTCGCGGGCCGCCGGCTGACCGCCCGCGATTGGCGGACCGCCAACGCCCGGCTGGTCCTGGCCTACCTCCTGGGCAAGCCCGATGGCGCGACCAAGGAGGACCTTCTCGAACTGCTGTACCCGGGAAAGGATCCCGATCGCTCGGCCCTGCACGTGGTGATCGGCCGCCTGCGCAAGGCGCTGGAGCCCGAGGCTGCGGGGACGTCGCACTACATCCTCTTCCGGGACGGCCGCTACAGCTTCAACCGAGGCGTGCACCTGGAGTATGACGTCGCGGATTTCCGCTCGCTGCTCCGGGACGCCCGATCCGCCGATCCGGCCCGCCGGCGGGATTCGCTCGCCGCCGCCCTGGACCGCTATCGCGGGCCGTTCATGCCCGAGTTTGGCGAGGTGCCCTGGTGCCAGATCGAGGCCGAGAATTTGCGCCGCCAGGTCGGCGAGGCGTGCGAGGCCCTGTTCTCCCTGGCCGCCGCCGCCGACGACTGGGCCGGCCTCGAGGCCTACGCCGACCGCGCCGTTGCCCTGGAACCGGCATGGCAGGCGGCGTACCGCGCCAAAGTGGTCGCGCTCGCGTTCCAGGACCGCCTCCCGGATGCGGCGCGGATGGCCGAGACGGCGCGGTCGGTCCTCGCTCGCTCGCTCGTTCCGGACCTGGAGCCGGAGACCGAGGAACTGTTCGCCCGGGTGGCAGACGGCCGCCTCACCGTCAAGGCGGCGCGGGCGGCCCTGCCCGGCGCCTCGGGCTATTGACGGCGAATGCGGCGGATGAAGTCCCTGGGCGGCAGTCCCCCTTTCGAAGTGGGCTCCTGGTCGAGGACGTAGAGATTGCCGGCGCCGTCGGCCGTCAGGAATCGCGGGAAGTAAAACGACGCTGCATGCCCCGGTCCGTCGTCCGTCGCGGGCAGCCCCGTCCCCGCGATCAGGAAGACCGAACCGTCCTTGCTGAGGCGGCGGATGCGGCGCGTCTTCACGTCGGTGACGAAGAGGCTGCCGTCGGGGCCAAAGGCGAGGGATTCCGGGTTGCCGAAGCGGGCGTACTCGAAGCGCCCGTTGCGATACTCGGTGTCGTCGCCGTCATCGCCGGCGATCGCCTTCACGGCACCGTCGGGCGCGATGCTGCGGATACGCCGGTTGTCCTTGTCGGCGACGTACGCCCGCCCGCCCGGGCCGATCGCCACGGAGAAGGGCGTGCGGAAGCGTGCCGCCGAGCCGATTCCGTCGAGGAAGCCGGGCACGTTTTGGCTTCCGGCGAGCGGCGTGCCCTGGGCCTGACCCGCATGCAGGACCGTGACGAAGTGTGCGAAGGGGAACGCGACGAAGACGCTTTGCGACGCGTCCACCGCAACCCGACCGAGGAGCTTCAGGTTGACGCTCTCCGGGTCGTGGCCCTTCTCCGGGTCGGGCGGAGCGCCGACGCTGTATAGCGTGCCCGGCTGCAGCTGCATCCGGCCTTCGCCGGTGAAGACGCGGACGGCCAGCGACCCCACTTCCACCGCAAGCGCGTGCAGGAGGCCATTGGGCGAAAAGGCCAGGGAGACCGGGTTGAGGTACCCCGCGGGAAGTTCGGCGTAAACGCTACCAGTGGACGCCTCGCCGCCGCTTGCCGGCTTGATCTTGAGGATCCGGACGGCCGCGCCCTTCGCGGGCAGGGTCGGCAAGTAGACATTGCCGTTGGCGTCCACCGCGAAAGTTCCCGCCGGGCCCAGCAGCCGGGCCGGCGGCGGTGCGTCCGTGGGCAGCAGCCCCAGCTTGACCTGGTCGCCTGCCGCGACCACGGTCTCGACCAGCCAGGGGGCCGCCGGCTTGGCAAGTTCGGGTGTCACCGCCCCCGCCAGTCCGCGCAACTCGGGATCGTCCAGCGCGAGTTGATCGAAGACGGCGGGCACGTCCGGCGCACCGCCGGCCATGAGCGGAACCTGGCCAGGCGCGAGGCGGCCGCGGAGCGTGGTGACCAGCGATCCCAGCTTCTGGGGCGGCAGCTCCCTTGGCATCACCCGCTTTTCGGCGGCCAGCAGGGAGACCTTGCGGGCGATCAGGGTGCTGGCCACATCCACCTGCGTCGTGGCCGTGCCGGTGGCCGACGGGGTCACCAGGCTCTCGAACCGGATCGTTTGCCCGCCCTGGTCGAACTCGGCCCGGGCGACGTACGGCTCGTCGGTGGCCGGGGCGGTGGCGAAGGCGAACGTGCCGTCGGCGGCCGTCGTCGTCTCAGCGCCCAGCGGATCGCCCGCCACGCCGACCAGGGAAACCGTCGCGCCCGCCACGGCGAGCGTTTCCAGGGCGAGCACAGCCCGGTAGAACACGGCCCCTCCCGGATTGATCAGGCCGGCCGCGTTGTTGCCCACGAGATCGACTTGCGGGCGAAACACCGACCCGGCAAGCGCCGGGGCGGCGCTAGTTTCGATCCGATTGCCGGTGGCCACTCCGCCCCCGGGCGCGGCCGGCGCGCTCGCTGCCGGAGCCGGGCGGCGAGAAGGTTCGGGGTCGCCGGTCAGACCGCCGAGCGCCGTCAGGTTTCCGGGAAACTGGCAGCCCGCCACGAGCCCCAGTGCCAATATTCCGTTCCCCGATATCAGTCGCCGCATGCTCTCTCGCCCTCCTCGCTCCGTGGCGTGGTTGTCGCGGTCGGTGCTGTCCTCCTGCTTACCAACTTCCGCTCCTCGGGCACGGCACGGCCACCCTACCGCACGACCGGCGTCCGCCAGGAATCCACGCCGAGGGCCGCTCGCGCCCGCTTCTCGTCGCCCGCGGACCCCAGCCGGTTGAACAGGCCGATCGCCTGATCCAGGTAGCGTCGGCGCTCCGGATCGGCTTCAGGCAGATGCCGGCCCAGCTCCAGCGCGGCCAGCCCTTCCTCGTAGGGCATCGCCAGCCGCCTGGCAGCGTCCAGGCTTCGCTGCCAGGCGGCGAAGGCTTGCCGCGGCTTCTTGCGCAGCCAGTCGTGGTGCCCTTGCCAGAGCCATGCCTGGGGCTCCGCGATGGCGAAGTGGCGGGCGAGGCGGCGGCCCCGCCGGACGGCCCGCGTCAGGCGCTGGGCTATGAACCGGCGCGGCGCCGGCAATTGCGTCGGCGAGCCTTCAAGCAGCATGAGGTAGACCTCGGGCAGGCCGAAGTAGGGGTCGGGGTTGTAGACCAGCGGCGTCTCGACCACCAGTCGCTCGGCATGCTCGGCTTCCTTCCAGGCCAGCTCGGGCCGGGCGGCGCGAGAGTTGGCGAGGGCCAGCTGCCCGTGCCAGGCCAGGAGCGCCATCCGCTCCGGATTGCTTTCCTGCAGGTGGAGGTGTTGCTCGAGCAACGACAGGGCGTCCTGGATGGCGCCGGTGCGCAGCAGGCACGACGCCTGGCCGGAAAGTCCGCGGCACTGCGGCTGGATGTGGCCACTGTCGCGGGACACGTCGGCCAGATCGGCAAACAGGCGCTGCGCCCGGGCGACATCGCCCGTGTAGAGCGCCGCGCGCGCCATGATGACGGTGGCCTCGGCGCGTTGCCGGGCGTCGCCCAGCTGGTCGCACAGGTGCGTGGCCGTGCTCGCGGCGTCGCCCACCGCGCGCCAGTCGCCGTGCGTGAGGTGGTACGTGGCGTTGCGCAGGAGGGTGGCCACGCGCGTCGGAACGTCGGGCGCCTGCGCCTCGGCCTCGCGGGCCCACTTGAGGTAGGCCTCGGCACGGCCGTGCCGCCGGGCCGCGCCCTGCAGCAGGCCCATGAACCCGAAGGAGCGGGAGAGCTCGGGCGAGCTGCCGTGGCGCCGCATCAGGTTGAGGACGCGCAAGCAGCTGTAACGCAGGTTTAGCGGCTCGTTGTTCTGGATGAAGATCTCGCAGAGGCTGCCGTGGGCACGCGCGATCTCCAGCGTCTCGGCGGCGGCGGGAGTCCCGGCCGCGGCGCCGGCGCCGCCGCGCAGCCGTGCCAGCGCCTCTTTCCAGCCGGCGACCAGGATCTCGGCGCGCAGGCCGACGCGGGTGTCCGGCAGCGGGCTACCGAGCAGCGCCAGTGCCCTCTTCAGCTGTTCCCGCGCCTCGATGCTGCGGCCCGCCCCGAGGAACGCGTGGCCCATGAGCCGCTCCCAGCGGGCGCGGCGCAGGCGGTCGGTCGTGACGGCCTCGCGCCGCTTGCGGGCCTGCTCGGCCGCCTCGCCGTCGGTGGCCAGCGCACTCTCGAAGAAGCGCGCGGCTTCCAGGTAGGCACCGGTCTGCATCGCCTGCTCGCCGGCGCGCTCGTAGTAGGTCGCCGCCCTGGCGGGGTGCTCCGCCTTCGACCAGTGGTGCGCCAGCAGGGGCAGGTAGGGCGTCAGGTCCGTCGCGAACGTGTCCTCGAACCATTCGGCGCACTTCTGGTGCAATTCGCGCCGCTGCGAGAAGAGCATCAGGCCGTAGACCACCTCGTGGGTCATCATGTGGTTGAACATGTAGATGGTCTCGGGGGGCGGGGTCTCGAGCGGCGTGAGATCCAGGCGTTCCATCGCCTCGAGGTAGTCCTGGAGGCGCGGCTTGTCCTCCTCGATCGGGAAGATTGCCCGCAGGATGCGCAGCGGGAACGACCGGCCGATGACGCTCGCCACCTTGAGCGTGAGCTGCTGGGCGGGCGTGACGCGGTCGATGCGGCTGGTGATGAGGCCCTGCACGGTGTCGGGCAGATCCAGCGAGGCCAGGTCGGTCACCCTGGGCGCCAGGTGGCACTCGCCGCCCGCGATCGTGATGTAGCCGCCGTCGCGCAGCGACAGTGTGACCTCCTCGGAGAAGAACGGGTGGCCGCCGGTGCGGGCGACGATGAAGCCCACAAGTTCCTTCGGGAGCTTGCGCACTTCAAGGCGCCGCAGGAGCATGAGCTCGATCTCGTCCGGCTGGAGCGGCCCCAGGCGCTGGCGGCGCGCTCCCGGGGCCTCGACGATCTGCCGGTACTCGGCCGGCACCGGATCGGGGATGGGCCGCGAGGCCACCACCGCGATGAGGGGCCGCACCGACTGGCAGACGTACCGGAGCAGTCCCCAGGAGGCCGAGTCGAGCCAGTGGGCGTCCTCGATCACCATCATCGTGGGCCCGCGCTCGGCCTGGCGAGCCAAGAGGCGCGCCAGGAACTCGTTGGTGCGGGCCGCGCGGGCCTGCCCGGAGAGCGGCGCCGTGTGCTCGTTGTCGGGGAACTCGAGGGGCAGCAGCGTGTTGAGCAGCGGCGCCCAGGGCGCGAGTTCGGGATCCTCCTCCAGCACGGCCAGCACCGCGTGCCGCCTGGCGGCGAGGTCCTGGGCGCCGGGATCCATCTTGAAGATGTGGCTGAAGATGGGGCGCCAGGCGAAGTAGGGAGTGTTGCGCTCGACCGCGTCGGCGTTGCCCGCCAGGGTGTCGATGCCCAGCACCCGCGCCTGCAGCATGTAGAACAGCACGAGGGCCGACTTGCCCATTCCCGCGTCGCCCTCGACGATGACGACGCCGCCTTCGCCGCCGCTCTGGAGTTCGAGCATGAGCATCTCGACCTCGCCGCGTTCGGCCATGCGGCCCACAAGCTTGGCCGCCCGATCCTGCTTCTTGATCTCCGCGGTGGGGCGGAAGATCTCGACGTCGCCGGACATGCCCTTGAGGCTGACCTTGCCGAGATCGTCCAGGTTGAACCGGTGCTGGATCACCTGCTGCGTCGCCCCGTCGCAGATGAGGTCGCCGTCTTTCACGGCGACCTGCATAAGGCGGGCCGCGCGGTTGACCACGTCGCCCATCATCGTGTACTCGCGCCGGGCGGCATTTCCGATCTCGCCGCAGAAGGCCTGGCCCGTCGTGACGCCGATGCCGAACCGCACGCCCAGGCCGTCCAGGGCGTCCCGGATCACCACCCCGGCCTGCACGGCCCGCACCGCATCGTCCTCGTGCGAGAGCGGCGGCAGGCCCATCGCGGCCAGCATGCTGATGCCCTTCTCGTCCACCGAGAGCTTGTTGACGCTGCCTTCGTACCGGTACACGGCGGCCTGCAGGCGGCGCACGACCTCCTGGGCCTGCTCCAGCGGCGTGTCGTGGTCGAGGTCGGGGAGGTTGACGAAGACCACCGTCACGCGCCGCAACTCGGCCAACCAGCCTTGCTGGCCGGCGTCCACCTTCGAGCGGACGGTGCCGGGCAAGTAGCCCCGCAGCACGCTCTCCGACTGGGAGTCGAGTACCGGGGCGGGTCGGGGCTCGGGCGGCAGGAAGGCGCGCAGGCCATCGACGATCGCCCCGCCGCCCGACAACGGGCGGAGCGCCGCCACCGTTTCGAGCAGGGCGGCGGCCGCCTTCGTCACCGTCACGTGGCCGGGTTCGGCGCCGTGCGAGACCTCGCCGATGGCGGCCAGGGCCTCGCCGGCCACGACGTACTCCCAGCTGTCGTAGACGCCTC is from Candidatus Tanganyikabacteria bacterium and encodes:
- a CDS encoding AAA family ATPase, with amino-acid sequence MTLLLDTLSSYVPATVARQMLARGSALEAAQQDRFPAALLLADVSGFTALTERLAREGPAGAEQLARILNEYFGHLIDLVARHGGDVFKFAGDALLVLWPGDLGHDDLASLVRRATQCALAMQEPHRLASADDQTKLSLRVSIGAGEIAVAHLGGVYDSWEYVVAGEALAAIGEVSHGAEPGHVTVTKAAAALLETVAALRPLSGGGAIVDGLRAFLPPEPRPAPVLDSQSESVLRGYLPGTVRSKVDAGQQGWLAELRRVTVVFVNLPDLDHDTPLEQAQEVVRRLQAAVYRYEGSVNKLSVDEKGISMLAAMGLPPLSHEDDAVRAVQAGVVIRDALDGLGVRFGIGVTTGQAFCGEIGNAARREYTMMGDVVNRAARLMQVAVKDGDLICDGATQQVIQHRFNLDDLGKVSLKGMSGDVEIFRPTAEIKKQDRAAKLVGRMAERGEVEMLMLELQSGGEGGVVIVEGDAGMGKSALVLFYMLQARVLGIDTLAGNADAVERNTPYFAWRPIFSHIFKMDPGAQDLAARRHAVLAVLEEDPELAPWAPLLNTLLPLEFPDNEHTAPLSGQARAARTNEFLARLLARQAERGPTMMVIEDAHWLDSASWGLLRYVCQSVRPLIAVVASRPIPDPVPAEYRQIVEAPGARRQRLGPLQPDEIELMLLRRLEVRKLPKELVGFIVARTGGHPFFSEEVTLSLRDGGYITIAGGECHLAPRVTDLASLDLPDTVQGLITSRIDRVTPAQQLTLKVASVIGRSFPLRILRAIFPIEEDKPRLQDYLEAMERLDLTPLETPPPETIYMFNHMMTHEVVYGLMLFSQRRELHQKCAEWFEDTFATDLTPYLPLLAHHWSKAEHPARAATYYERAGEQAMQTGAYLEAARFFESALATDGEAAEQARKRREAVTTDRLRRARWERLMGHAFLGAGRSIEAREQLKRALALLGSPLPDTRVGLRAEILVAGWKEALARLRGGAGAAAGTPAAAETLEIARAHGSLCEIFIQNNEPLNLRYSCLRVLNLMRRHGSSPELSRSFGFMGLLQGAARRHGRAEAYLKWAREAEAQAPDVPTRVATLLRNATYHLTHGDWRAVGDAASTATHLCDQLGDARQRAEATVIMARAALYTGDVARAQRLFADLADVSRDSGHIQPQCRGLSGQASCLLRTGAIQDALSLLEQHLHLQESNPERMALLAWHGQLALANSRAARPELAWKEAEHAERLVVETPLVYNPDPYFGLPEVYLMLLEGSPTQLPAPRRFIAQRLTRAVRRGRRLARHFAIAEPQAWLWQGHHDWLRKKPRQAFAAWQRSLDAARRLAMPYEEGLAALELGRHLPEADPERRRYLDQAIGLFNRLGSAGDEKRARAALGVDSWRTPVVR
- a CDS encoding tetratricopeptide repeat protein; this encodes AAAHAALGDRTLQLRLAEEALALAPPGTASARALALNVLANCLAAAGRVTEAEVAFREAAAAYLAAGDHGGRVRVLHNWGLAFAMTGAFGRAILRYREAIHAAQSASRLPLAMSYNNLALCLQYLGRGEEAQAMAEEGMTVAERLGARRDRVFLLWTLGYVRKEAGEPLRSRDHFEASLAEAGAIGDLASEVNAHAGLAELLVGQGRLDEAQVAIDRAVAVAGTTIDDPALLECTLLQAELAIRQGDAARGGSLLEHIEAHLLAAPNAYGSFHVARLRRMLCESTGDAGAAARWAECEAELAAEHGYPAAGRAGEPGASPVAQEAGIVVRFLGAPDVSVAGRRLTARDWRTANARLVLAYLLGKPDGATKEDLLELLYPGKDPDRSALHVVIGRLRKALEPEAAGTSHYILFRDGRYSFNRGVHLEYDVADFRSLLRDARSADPARRRDSLAAALDRYRGPFMPEFGEVPWCQIEAENLRRQVGEACEALFSLAAAADDWAGLEAYADRAVALEPAWQAAYRAKVVALAFQDRLPDAARMAETARSVLARSLVPDLEPETEELFARVADGRLTVKAARAALPGASGY